One genomic window of Motacilla alba alba isolate MOTALB_02 chromosome 3, Motacilla_alba_V1.0_pri, whole genome shotgun sequence includes the following:
- the USP45 gene encoding ubiquitin carboxyl-terminal hydrolase 45 isoform X4, giving the protein MRVKDPSRTNPEKPKRSKRPNRPQDEDSSDDISGLTCQHVSQAVDVHHVKRAVAQSVWSVCAECLKERRVSDGEPGAPSDIWLCLKCGFQGCSKNSEGQHSLKHFQTARTEPHCIVINLSTWIIWCYECDEELSTHCNKKVLAQIVDFLQKHGARAEPSSSKIIRLREENSETSEILKGKSSGNVASVPVKGINNLGNTCFFNAVMQNLAQTHVLNELMYEIKEKGTKLKICHNSDSQLDPLVVNLSSPGPLTSAMFLFLHSMREAGKGPLSPKVLFSQLCQKAPRFKGFQQQDSQELLHYLLDAIRIEETKRIQTGILKAFNNPTTKTADEETRRKVKALSSQT; this is encoded by the exons ATGCGGGTGAAAGATCCATCAAGAACCAACCCTGAGAAGCCCAAGAGAAGCAAAAGGCCTAACAGGCCACAGGATGAGGACTCTTCAGATGATATTTCAG GGCTAACCTGCCAGCATGTGAGCCAGGCAGTGGACGTGCATCATGTGAAGAGAGCGGTGGCTCAGAGCGTGTGGTCAGTCTGTGCGGAATGCCTGAAGGAGAGGCGGGTGAGCGACGGTGAGCCCGGGGCACCTTCAGACATCTGGCTGTGTCTCAAATGTGGCTTTCAG GGATGTAGTAAAAATTCAGAAGGCCAGCATTCTCTGAAACACTTCCAAACTGCACGCACAGAACCTCATTGCATCGTTATCAACCTGAGCACATGGATCATATG GTGTTACGAATGTGATGAAGAGCTGTCAACGCATTGCAACAAAAAGGTTCTGGCTCAGATAGTTGACTTCCTTCAAAAACATGGTGCCAGGGCTGAACCAA GTTCATCAAAAATCATACGTCTTCgtgaagaaaacagtgaaacaaGTGAaatactgaaaggaaaaagctcTGGTAACGTTGCATCAGTTCCagttaaaggaataaataatttagGAAATACCTGCTTTTTTAATGCTGTCATGCAG aactTGGCACAGACTCACGTACTAAATGAACTGATGTATGAGATAAAGGAGAAAGGAACAAAGTTAAAAATCTGTCACAATTCAGATTCTCAACTG GATCCTTTGGTGGTAAACCTGTCCAGCCCGGGACCTTTGACTTCAGCAATGTTCTTGTTCCTTCACAGCATGagggaggctggaaaaggtCCTCTGTCTCCCAAAGTGCTGTTCAGCCAGCTTTGTCAAAA GGCTCCTCGATTTAAGGGgttccagcagcaggacagccagGAGCTTCTGCACTATCTGTTGGACGCAATCAGGATCGAGGAGACAAAA